The Erigeron canadensis isolate Cc75 chromosome 4, C_canadensis_v1, whole genome shotgun sequence genome window below encodes:
- the LOC122595726 gene encoding UPF0496 protein 4-like, with protein MFLVEKAISSSHFKSKQPLPKISNSKPYEFIANSFHQNLLNHLKTLNLTASDPPEISLSWLSTAVSVLTSIHSESEHHISDLKLSDHSYQVLYMDYSLKVLDLCNLISFAVKNLTEKRLLINYSLRLLNFAGDLPPVEKLNKAKEKITRSVEKPEESVVEAEKGARAAALIDELTVMIGKLVRPRGKILATETDFIRRMFYTVAVITVFISRLLVTVLFGGGRDSNEFIRVSDDFDWAESVNAMQTRMFEVIKRNVNKALEVDNVEMKAVTVRDLINDIVSDDGADKAALDDGVKELASAGKTFSDGVDALTNGVNGLFSAVLKTRNGRLDI; from the coding sequence ATGTTTCTAGTCGAAAAAGCCATCTCATCATCTCActtcaaatccaaacaaccaCTTCCTAAAATCTCCAATTCCAAACCCTACGAATTCATCGCCAATTCATTCCACCAAAATCTCCTCAATCatctcaaaaccctaaatctaaccGCCTCCGATCCACCGGAAATCTCCTTATCCTGGCTATCAACCGCCGTTTCAGTCCTCACATCAATCCATTCCGAATCCGAACACCACATCTCGGATCTCAAACTATCCGATCATAGTTATCAGGTTTTGTATATGGATTACAGCTTAAAAGTATTGGATCTGTGTAACTTGATTTCATTTGCTGTTAAAAATTTAACCGAGAAACGGTTATTGATTAATTACAGCCTCCGGTTACTTAATTTTGCCGGCGATTTACCGCCGGTTGAAAAGTTGAACAAAGCTAAGGAGAAGATTACTAGATCTGTTGAAAAGCCGGAGGAATCTGTGGTGGAGGCGGAGAAAGGTGCTCGCGCGGCGGCTTTGATCGATGAGCTGACGGTGATGATCGGTAAGCTGGTGCGGCCACGTGGCAAGATATTAGCTACTGAAACTGACTTTATTCGCCGGATGTTTTACACCGTGGCGGTTATAACGGTTTTTATAAGTAGATTGTTGGTTACCGTTTTGTTCGGAGGTGGTCGTGATTCCAACGAGTTTATCCGAGTCTCTGATGATTTTGACTGGGCTGAATCGGTCAACGCTATGCAAACTCGGATGTTTGAAGTGATTAAACGGAACGTAAACAAGGCTTTGGAGGTTGATAACGTGGAAATGAAAGCGGTTACAGTGCGTGATCTGATAAACGACATCGTTTCGGATGATGGCGCAGATAAGGCGGCGTTGGATGACGGAGTGAAGGAATTGGCATCGGCCGGGAAGACGTTTTCGGACGGGGTTGACGCGTTGACTAACGGAGTTAACGGTTTGTTTAGTGCTGTTTTGAAGACGCGTAACGGACGTTTAGATATTTAG
- the LOC122595802 gene encoding uncharacterized protein LOC122595802, translating into MHQHLPSDRQPPPPPNHIVTPISTAHPTCEPIPTMPTSSSSPSPLARIRLSDLLPYDGAMTDTYSKAVESLSGSLTRHNAAVIELGNEDGAVLRCGLESSRMYFRIRNSAQNNWSHCNGSVSTSSSNAAGGGGVYKYRAGRALEDMDSSPPCMADVFRCMGKAARAVLCAIARHLRLRSDAFNHLLDDDPLPANEASSSVLVASYLHTSSLKGKGAIGGGNITTSYESEKGLLTLVSSDAPDLQVRDPNGRWYIADYGSAPGDLLLLTGKALSHATAGLRPSSSYRAATDYIPATANAGRSSLAFRLMPQGNAILDCSPIRAAGHVIPQSYVPISVSQFMDDLSADEDAPCNVSDNGFAGWKNSNKEPSLRSVLSDALSGAFLEDAMLVSCGHSFGGMMLKRVIETGRCSICEAEVGTASLIPNHALRAAARAVKREDDRRLFHNAAMRKQRREVGDRWVNGEVASENGIQRCVQYPFSVNEKVVIKGNRRTPDKFVGKEAIITSQSLNGWYLVNIIESGEKVRLQYRSFVKIPNSQPTAS; encoded by the exons ATGCATCAACACCTTCCATCCGATCGccaaccaccgccgccgccaaaTCATATCGTAACTCCGATCTCCACCGCTCATCCTACCTGCGAACCTATTCCGACCATGCCtacgtcatcatcatcaccatctccATTAGCCAGAATCAGGCTATCCGATTTACTCCCATACGACGGCGCAATGACGGATACTTACTCGAAAGCGGTCGAATCGTTATCCGGCTCGCTAACGAGACATAACGCGGCGGTTATTGAGCTAGGAAATGAGGATGGAGCAGTATTGAGATGTGGATTGGAATCTTCTAGAATGTATTTTAGAATTAGGAATTCTGCACAAAATAATTGGAGTCATTGTAATGGTAGTGTTAGTACTAGTAGTAGTAAtgctgctggtggtggtggtgtttatAAGTATAGAGCTGGAAG GGCTTTAGAAGATATGGATTCATCTCCACCATGTATGGCCGATGTTTTCAGATGCATGGGAAAGGCGGCTCGTGCTGTTTTATGTGCAATCGCCAGGCATCTTCGTTTAAGAAGCGA CGCTtttaatcatttacttgacGATGACCCCTTACCTGCTAATGAGGCATCATCATCAGTACTTGTTGCATCCTACTTGCACACATCATCACTAAAGGGAAAAGGTGCTATTGGAGGAGGGAACATAACGACAAGTTATGAAAGCGAAAAAGGATTATTAACTTTGGTCAGTTCAGATGCACCTGATCTGCAG GTTCGTGATCCCAATGGTCGATGGTACATAGCAGATTATGGTTCTGCGCCAGGGGATCTTTTACTATTGACGGGGAAGGCACTGAGCCATGCTACGGCTGGTCTTCGGCCATCTTCTTCATATAGGGCTGCTACTGACTACATTCCTGCCACTGCTAACGCTGGACG GTCATCATTGGCATTTAGGCTCATGCCACAAGGCAATGCCATATTAGACTGTTCTCCAATCAGAGCAGCTGGTCATGTGATCCCTCAAAGCTATGTACCAATCTCTGTAAGCCAGTTTATGGATGATCTTTCTGCTGATGAAGATGCACCTTGTAACGTCTCTGACAATGGTTTT GCTGGTTGGAAAAATTCGAATAAAGAACCTTCATTGAGAAGTGTTCTCTCTGATGCATTATC TGGTGCATTTCTTGAAGATGCCATGCTTGTTTCATGTGGGCATTCGTTTGGTGGCATGATGCTTAAGAGGGTCATAGAGACG GGAAGATGTAGCATTTGTGAGGCTGAAGTCGGGACTGCATCTTTAATACCTAATCATG CTTTAAGAGCTGCCGCAAGAGCTGTTAAACGTGAGGATGATCGAAGGCTTTTCCACAATGCTGCTATGCGGAAACAAAGAAGAGAAGTCGGGGACCGTTGG GTAAATGGAGAGGTTGCTTCCGAAAATGGAATCCAAAGATGTGTACAGTATCCATTTTCTGTAAATGAAAAAGTTGTTATTAAG GGAAATCGGAGGACACCTGACAAATTTGTTGGGAAAGAAGCTATTATAACATCACAATCTCTTAATGGCTG GTACCTGGTAAATATTATTGAAAGCGGAGAGAAAGTTAGGCTACAATACCGTTCTTTTGTAAAGATCCCAAATTCTCAACCTACAGCTAGTTGA
- the LOC122595658 gene encoding uncharacterized protein LOC122595658 codes for MVGVQASLPCTWSLGGTEHVLRRGCCNFPCFSNSGLGSSGSKSLFFQRQYVVDDSCIGKRSHHICSSKMDDMGDGTSDDESSEGESESVNNEILRENLERIIGVDDSAFSGIDLATLIRKKYGRSYDVQLIKKEFMGKNLLAMNVMWKYMEQRSFPLTEEEYLLRLDDVANTLKCWGAVSHIRSSLEKLKERPRIGKAVSIFIDMDESGGRTNEWIYK; via the exons ATGGTGGGTGTTCAGGCCAGTCTTCCTTGTACTTGGTCATTAGGAGGTACGGAGCATGTCTTGAGAAGAGGATGTTGTAACTTCCCATGTTTCAGCAATTCAGGTTTAGGTTCTTCTGGCAGTAAATCTCTATTTTTCCAGAGGCAGTACGTTGTAGATGATTCTTGTATAGGTAAACGTTCACATCATATCTGTTCTAGTAAGATGGATGATATGGGTGATGGTACAAGTGATGACGAGTCTTCTGAAGGTGAAAGTGAATCA GTGAATAACGAAATTCTCAGAGAAAATCTAGAAAGAATTATTGGTGTAGATGATTCTGCTTTTTCTGGGATAGATTTGGCAACGCTCATTAGGAAAAAATATGGACGATCATACGATGTTCAACTCATAAAGAAG GAATTCATGGGTAAAAATCTTCTTGCAATGAATGTCATGTGGAAATACATGGAACAG AGATCTTTTCCGCTGACTGAAGAAGAGTACTTGTTGAGGCTTGATGATGTGGCAAATACATTGAAATGCTGGGGAGCCGTCTCTCATATACGAAGCAGCCTGGAAAAACTAAAAGAGAGACCTAGGATCGGAAAG GCAGTCAGCATCTTTATAGACATGGATGAGTCAGGAGGGCGCACAAACGAATGGATATACAAGTAG
- the LOC122596492 gene encoding histone-lysine N-methyltransferase ATXR6-like isoform X1 — MSCPIPPPRVAARRRTQPTPPSLPNSISISISIKSSSSSKNKKKKECDDYRDTECEKCGSGEFGSELLLCDGCDLGFHLFCLTPKLSTVPTSPFWYCPSCSFHPAAAAAAAVVNTNNIKRFPLVQTKIIDFFRIQRSTPSQEDIHHKKRRRTGSSLATTKKKRRLLPYTPSEDPETRLRQMASLATALTAAGAVFSNDLTYLPGMASKSANRPSFEKQGMQVLSTQDTQALNLCKTMMKNGECPPLMIVFDPLEGFTVEADKPIKDLTIITEYVGDVDYLKNRENDDGDSIMTLISASNPSKSLVICPDKRSNIARFINGINNHTPEGKKKQNLKCVRYDVNGEARVLLIANRDISKGERLYYDYNAYEHEYPTHHFV; from the exons atgtcttGTCCGATTCCGCCGCCCAGAGTGGCAGCTCGACGCAGAACCCAACCTACACCTCCTTCCCTTCCCAAttccatttccatttccatttcaatcaaatcttcttcttcttctaagaataaaaagaagaaagaatgtGATGATTATCGGGATACGGAATGCGAGAAATGCGGGTCGGGTGAATTTGGATCCGAGCTGTTGTTGTGTGACGGCTGTGACCTTGgctttcatttgttttgtcttaCCCCTAAACTTTCCACCGTTCCAACCTCCCCCTTTTGGTACTGTCCTTCCTGTTCTTTTCAccccgccgccgccgccgccgccgccgtcgTCAATaccaataatattaaaa GATTTCCATTGGTTCAAACCAAAATCATTGACTTCTTCCGTATCCAAAGGTCAACTCCTTCTCAAG aAGATATCCACCACAAGAAAAGACGACGAACCGGTAGCTCATTAGCTACAACTAAGAAAAAGAGGAGGCTGTTGCCATATACTCCATCCGAAGACCCCGAAACAAGATTACGACAAATGGCATCACTAGCCACCGCTTTGACTGCAGCTGGAGCTGTTTTCAGTAATGACCTCACTTATCTTCCTGGGATGGCTTCTAAGTCAGCCAATCGTCCGTCCTTCGAGAAACAAGGAATGCAG GTTTTATCAACACAAGACACCCAGGCTTTGAATTTATGTAAAACTATGATGAAGAATGGGGAATGCCCACCTCTTATGATTGTTTTTGATCCTCTTGAAGG TTTTACTGTTGAAGCAGATAAACCTATCAAAGACTTGACGATTATCACCGAGTATGTTGGAGATGTTGATTACTTAAAAAATAGGGAAAATGATGATGGAGATAGTATAATGACTCTTATTTCTGCTTCTAATCCTTCAAAAAGTCTTGTCATTTGTCCTGACAAACGTAGTAACATCGCTCGATTCATCAATGGCATTAACAATCACACACC GGAGGGTAAAAAGAAGCAGAATTTGAAGTGTGTGAGATACGATGTCAATGGTGAAGCTAGAGTGTTGCTAATAGCAAATAGAGACATATCAAAGGGAGAAAGATTGTACTATGACTACAATGCTTATGAACATGAGTATCCGACTCACCATTTTGTATGA
- the LOC122596492 gene encoding histone-lysine N-methyltransferase ATXR6-like isoform X2, producing MSCPIPPPRVAARRRTQPTPPSLPNSISISISIKSSSSSKNKKKKECDDYRDTECEKCGSGEFGSELLLCDGCDLGFHLFCLTPKLSTVPTSPFWYCPSCSFHPAAAAAAAVVNTNNIKRFPLVQTKIIDFFRIQRSTPSQDIHHKKRRRTGSSLATTKKKRRLLPYTPSEDPETRLRQMASLATALTAAGAVFSNDLTYLPGMASKSANRPSFEKQGMQVLSTQDTQALNLCKTMMKNGECPPLMIVFDPLEGFTVEADKPIKDLTIITEYVGDVDYLKNRENDDGDSIMTLISASNPSKSLVICPDKRSNIARFINGINNHTPEGKKKQNLKCVRYDVNGEARVLLIANRDISKGERLYYDYNAYEHEYPTHHFV from the exons atgtcttGTCCGATTCCGCCGCCCAGAGTGGCAGCTCGACGCAGAACCCAACCTACACCTCCTTCCCTTCCCAAttccatttccatttccatttcaatcaaatcttcttcttcttctaagaataaaaagaagaaagaatgtGATGATTATCGGGATACGGAATGCGAGAAATGCGGGTCGGGTGAATTTGGATCCGAGCTGTTGTTGTGTGACGGCTGTGACCTTGgctttcatttgttttgtcttaCCCCTAAACTTTCCACCGTTCCAACCTCCCCCTTTTGGTACTGTCCTTCCTGTTCTTTTCAccccgccgccgccgccgccgccgccgtcgTCAATaccaataatattaaaa GATTTCCATTGGTTCAAACCAAAATCATTGACTTCTTCCGTATCCAAAGGTCAACTCCTTCTCAAG ATATCCACCACAAGAAAAGACGACGAACCGGTAGCTCATTAGCTACAACTAAGAAAAAGAGGAGGCTGTTGCCATATACTCCATCCGAAGACCCCGAAACAAGATTACGACAAATGGCATCACTAGCCACCGCTTTGACTGCAGCTGGAGCTGTTTTCAGTAATGACCTCACTTATCTTCCTGGGATGGCTTCTAAGTCAGCCAATCGTCCGTCCTTCGAGAAACAAGGAATGCAG GTTTTATCAACACAAGACACCCAGGCTTTGAATTTATGTAAAACTATGATGAAGAATGGGGAATGCCCACCTCTTATGATTGTTTTTGATCCTCTTGAAGG TTTTACTGTTGAAGCAGATAAACCTATCAAAGACTTGACGATTATCACCGAGTATGTTGGAGATGTTGATTACTTAAAAAATAGGGAAAATGATGATGGAGATAGTATAATGACTCTTATTTCTGCTTCTAATCCTTCAAAAAGTCTTGTCATTTGTCCTGACAAACGTAGTAACATCGCTCGATTCATCAATGGCATTAACAATCACACACC GGAGGGTAAAAAGAAGCAGAATTTGAAGTGTGTGAGATACGATGTCAATGGTGAAGCTAGAGTGTTGCTAATAGCAAATAGAGACATATCAAAGGGAGAAAGATTGTACTATGACTACAATGCTTATGAACATGAGTATCCGACTCACCATTTTGTATGA